Proteins co-encoded in one Leptospira levettii genomic window:
- a CDS encoding 6-bladed beta-propeller, translating into MSHYNGGQRGSFLRKFVSIIFLLVCTQIFPLDFPNFSLGEENAKEEFKRGLTYKNLREYSAAKERFQKAVNLKKDFHLARLELANNYYLLGEWEEALDELEILATKAKNDLLITNKIETLRLAIAGGVTEKEKIYFKTIEGDSIRGYRFRNPVDITFDEDGNFYVAGFDTSNVVKFNAQGTPISNWRGGITRKLERPVSLVYQNQKVYIADFVRDEVLVFDLNGSYLATIGGPGKNPGQFRGPSSICFDPLGNLYVADSGNGRIQKFNQNGQFVLEILGIGNSKLVNPSGITIENQKIYVVDKDKLKVFVFDGDGNTIETISKSEWKKPRNIRILDNQIFLTDELTGIWNYSMLNGDWRQLPKFRDKNGVYRVLYRPFATNMDSTGSMYFVDFGKHRIDIFSHKNNLLSNLDLKIESIDTSDFPNIHIYTRVKNRGGKELVGIDRLSFRIFENDNMTPLFSLANKNKINEKLNIAIVYENSESLKKGKTNLEDGLFPLFRSLHDTDHITLYRAGKDSQLILPDTVSLRDILAKIRDSQAEEKYNFGKASIAALKKLSMETGPKILVYLVSKEAKEDSFLQYQKSRIVSYAKAHSIPIYVLTTNSNPSYEESWSDLTGPSNGKYIYLDGEGEERDLYKLFRSHLDYRYILSYKTDTNPELINRYIKIGIGVDHRGVKGRDEGGYFVPEPR; encoded by the coding sequence ATGTCCCATTATAATGGGGGACAGAGGGGAAGTTTTTTGCGAAAGTTTGTATCCATCATCTTTCTTTTGGTCTGCACCCAAATCTTTCCTCTAGACTTTCCCAATTTTTCCCTGGGGGAAGAGAATGCCAAGGAAGAATTCAAACGTGGGCTCACCTATAAAAATTTAAGAGAATATTCCGCAGCGAAAGAACGATTCCAAAAAGCGGTGAATTTAAAAAAGGATTTCCACCTTGCTCGTTTAGAATTGGCAAATAACTACTACTTGTTAGGTGAATGGGAAGAAGCCTTAGATGAATTAGAAATTTTAGCTACCAAAGCAAAAAATGACCTGCTTATAACAAATAAAATTGAGACTCTCCGCTTAGCGATCGCAGGTGGTGTCACAGAAAAAGAAAAAATCTACTTTAAAACTATAGAAGGTGATTCCATTCGTGGGTATCGTTTTCGAAATCCAGTTGATATCACATTTGATGAAGATGGAAACTTTTATGTAGCAGGCTTTGATACTTCCAATGTGGTTAAATTTAATGCACAAGGAACACCCATCTCCAATTGGAGAGGTGGAATCACAAGAAAACTCGAAAGACCAGTTTCACTCGTTTACCAAAACCAAAAAGTTTATATCGCTGATTTTGTTAGAGATGAAGTTTTAGTTTTTGACTTGAATGGAAGTTATTTGGCAACTATTGGTGGACCTGGAAAAAATCCAGGCCAATTCCGGGGACCCTCTTCCATTTGTTTTGATCCATTAGGGAATTTATATGTAGCTGATTCTGGAAACGGTCGAATCCAAAAGTTTAATCAGAATGGACAATTTGTATTAGAAATCCTTGGAATTGGAAATTCCAAACTTGTGAATCCTTCTGGGATTACAATTGAGAATCAAAAAATCTATGTAGTCGATAAAGATAAACTAAAAGTTTTTGTGTTTGATGGTGATGGCAATACCATTGAAACCATTTCCAAATCAGAATGGAAAAAACCGCGAAATATCCGAATTTTAGATAACCAAATTTTTCTAACGGATGAGTTAACAGGGATTTGGAACTATTCGATGTTAAATGGAGATTGGAGACAACTTCCAAAATTCAGAGATAAAAATGGTGTTTATCGAGTATTATACCGGCCTTTTGCTACAAATATGGATTCTACAGGAAGTATGTATTTTGTAGATTTTGGAAAACATAGAATTGATATTTTTTCGCATAAGAACAATTTACTTTCAAATCTTGACCTAAAAATCGAATCAATTGATACGTCGGACTTCCCCAATATTCATATTTACACTCGCGTTAAAAATAGAGGGGGTAAAGAATTAGTTGGGATTGATCGTTTGAGTTTTCGAATCTTCGAAAACGACAATATGACCCCACTCTTCTCTTTAGCGAACAAAAACAAAATTAACGAAAAATTGAACATTGCGATTGTTTATGAAAATAGCGAAAGTTTGAAAAAAGGAAAAACAAATTTAGAAGATGGTTTATTCCCTCTTTTTCGGTCCTTACATGATACAGACCATATAACACTTTATCGTGCTGGAAAAGATAGCCAATTGATTTTACCAGATACAGTATCACTCAGAGACATTCTTGCTAAAATCCGAGATAGCCAAGCAGAAGAAAAATACAATTTTGGCAAAGCAAGTATTGCCGCCTTAAAAAAACTATCAATGGAAACGGGACCAAAAATCCTCGTGTATTTGGTTTCAAAAGAAGCAAAAGAAGATAGTTTTTTACAATACCAAAAATCAAGAATCGTATCTTATGCTAAAGCACATTCCATTCCGATTTATGTATTAACAACAAATTCCAATCCATCGTATGAAGAATCTTGGTCTGATTTAACAGGTCCAAGTAATGGAAAGTATATCTATTTGGATGGTGAAGGGGAAGAAAGAGATTTATACAAGCTCTTTAGATCTCATTTAGATTACCGTTATATTCTTTCCTATAAAACAGATACAAATCCTGAACTCATCAATCGATATATCAAAATAGGCATTGGTGTAGATCATAGAGGCGTAAAAGGAAGGGACGAAGGAGGTTATTTTGTTCCAGAACCTCGATAA
- a CDS encoding peptide chain release factor 3 produces the protein MSPDTIEKEVNRRKTFAIIAHPDAGKTTLTEKLLLYGGAIQLAGAVKAKKEGKSATSDWMAMEKERGISITSAALQFEYKGHILNLLDTPGHEDFSEDTYRTLMAADTAVMVLDAGKGVEPQTIKLFRVCRDRGIPIITFINKMDRPTKDLYALLDEIEKVLEIKAVPDVWPLGTGFDFKGVYDLRDAQLYLFDRTPGGKQKAGFRMAGPNDPSLDEQFDEEIVKAFREQIDLVENGIGQVDKNSFLLGKETPVYFGSAVNNFGIELFLNKFLELAPGPDHIPLRDGNYLDPVNSPFSAFVFKVQANMNKAHRDRIAFLRICSGVFERGLNVNHNRLDKPVKLSSSFAFFGQDRNTVDLAYPGDIIGLVNPGTYKIGDVLSTGNTPPLRPLPSFAPELFATISCKDTLQLKSFKKGLDQLAEEGILHLFTSRTIGGGVPIIGAMGKLQFEVFQRRLKDEYGADTSINVLPYGISRWVKKEDRTKIPSNANLVEDLFGNMALLFDTEWDMNYFHKNNEGIELLDNPPLEY, from the coding sequence ATGTCCCCTGATACCATCGAAAAAGAAGTCAATCGACGGAAAACCTTCGCAATCATTGCCCATCCCGACGCGGGAAAAACAACACTCACCGAGAAATTACTGCTCTACGGAGGTGCTATCCAACTTGCAGGGGCTGTGAAAGCAAAAAAGGAAGGAAAATCTGCCACCTCCGACTGGATGGCAATGGAGAAAGAAAGGGGGATTTCCATCACCTCTGCCGCCTTACAATTTGAATACAAAGGTCACATTCTCAATTTATTAGACACCCCTGGCCACGAAGATTTTTCGGAGGATACCTACAGAACGTTAATGGCAGCCGATACCGCTGTAATGGTGTTAGATGCCGGAAAAGGGGTCGAACCACAAACCATTAAATTATTCCGAGTTTGCCGAGACCGAGGCATTCCCATCATCACCTTCATCAACAAAATGGACAGACCCACAAAGGATCTTTATGCTCTTTTGGATGAGATTGAAAAGGTTCTAGAAATTAAGGCAGTTCCCGATGTATGGCCACTCGGTACAGGTTTTGATTTTAAGGGAGTTTATGATTTGAGGGATGCACAATTGTATCTTTTTGATCGAACTCCAGGTGGAAAACAAAAGGCCGGATTTCGGATGGCTGGACCCAATGATCCTAGCCTCGACGAACAATTCGATGAGGAAATTGTAAAAGCTTTCCGTGAACAAATTGACCTGGTAGAAAATGGCATTGGCCAAGTGGACAAAAATTCCTTTTTACTGGGAAAAGAAACTCCCGTGTATTTTGGTTCTGCAGTGAACAATTTTGGGATTGAGTTATTCTTAAATAAATTTTTAGAACTCGCACCCGGACCTGACCATATCCCACTTCGGGATGGTAATTACTTAGATCCCGTGAATTCTCCATTCAGTGCTTTTGTATTTAAAGTACAAGCAAACATGAATAAGGCGCACCGGGACCGAATTGCTTTTTTACGTATTTGTTCTGGTGTTTTTGAACGCGGACTCAACGTAAACCACAATCGTTTAGACAAACCAGTGAAATTGTCCTCTAGTTTTGCATTTTTTGGACAAGATAGGAACACTGTCGATTTGGCATACCCGGGTGACATCATTGGTCTCGTAAACCCAGGAACCTATAAAATTGGTGACGTACTCTCGACTGGCAATACGCCACCACTTAGACCTCTTCCTAGTTTTGCTCCAGAACTCTTTGCAACCATATCCTGTAAAGATACATTACAATTAAAGTCTTTCAAAAAGGGATTGGACCAATTAGCAGAAGAAGGAATTTTGCATCTTTTCACATCACGAACGATAGGTGGCGGTGTACCTATTATTGGTGCTATGGGAAAGTTGCAATTTGAAGTTTTTCAAAGAAGGTTAAAGGATGAATATGGGGCGGATACATCTATCAATGTCCTTCCTTATGGAATTTCTCGTTGGGTAAAAAAAGAAGACCGAACTAAAATTCCATCAAATGCAAATTTGGTTGAAGATTTATTCGGGAATATGGCTTTATTGTTTGATACCGAATGGGATATGAATTATTTCCACAAAAATAATGAAGGAATTGAGTTATTAGACAATCCACCACTTGAATATTAA
- a CDS encoding PP2C family protein-serine/threonine phosphatase, with the protein MENLHNRMRSIVSNFVYVIRSLSFVKLFFSLVLFILLPYALLIGRMIYVEYKEALDWNQRFQLIRIQLLAIDIENQIRNQIQNEFSKPTGDLIPIKNPTDLNQYCSNDLSRIQKKSSIQFISCNHSDTVASYILITDEKGMYLYPTVFMEEALLDSSFSDPNEGLFLLNQNGDFGISGFIEDNFLVSEEWKEKSKSSLQSNSNLPTLKEIEKDDLGFFLVGVPLYGLPIHLFVVSPINLVLQPIISSLKTNITTLIGILFFTFLFSIFISLREIESKQKLKLILNEYPHAAILFDSLGNVLLENPFIEEKLQVSDVYIYQEPLAKWLKTEVSEFLREIKEQNDHTQELRKEELEVFISDGSTILLEITYQIWFLEQNNQFASGALILIQNITKKRLEFEREMEYAKDLQKKYLPSRIHIFPKLDYEILYRPLIQVGGDYYDYINLGDNRYIFALGDVIGHGVKAAMMMTVLKVLFHQIAKTETDPKNILLKMNEGVSTHFPDPYAFVPFLFLLFDLDLNKVYYGNAGHPGMLHYSNGNFHCYEKLNPMFGMIPKLNPKILEFPITTKDRFYLFTDGLKDVENKSQEKLWETELLKFFSQMTSNHMSLVKQELDFKIRSYSEGKELLDDITWIGIDII; encoded by the coding sequence ATGGAAAATCTCCACAATCGGATGCGGAGTATCGTTTCTAATTTTGTTTATGTCATCCGATCTTTATCCTTTGTTAAGCTCTTTTTTTCACTAGTTTTGTTCATCTTACTTCCTTATGCTTTACTCATTGGAAGGATGATTTATGTAGAATACAAAGAAGCATTGGATTGGAACCAAAGGTTCCAGTTAATTCGCATTCAACTGTTAGCAATCGACATCGAAAATCAAATTCGAAACCAGATTCAAAATGAATTTTCGAAACCAACAGGAGATTTAATCCCAATCAAAAATCCAACGGATTTAAATCAGTATTGTTCAAATGATTTATCCAGAATCCAGAAAAAATCTTCCATCCAATTCATTTCTTGTAATCATTCAGATACAGTTGCTTCTTATATTTTAATTACCGATGAAAAAGGAATGTATCTTTATCCGACGGTATTCATGGAAGAAGCATTACTCGACTCATCCTTTAGTGATCCGAATGAAGGTTTGTTTTTATTAAATCAAAATGGTGATTTTGGAATCTCTGGATTTATTGAAGATAATTTTCTGGTTTCGGAAGAATGGAAAGAAAAATCTAAATCCTCCTTACAATCAAATTCCAATTTACCAACTTTGAAAGAAATTGAAAAAGATGATTTAGGTTTTTTTCTAGTAGGTGTTCCTCTTTATGGACTTCCCATCCACCTTTTTGTTGTAAGTCCTATAAACCTAGTATTACAACCAATTATCTCCTCATTAAAAACAAATATTACAACACTCATTGGTATTTTATTCTTCACATTTCTTTTTTCTATCTTCATTTCGCTAAGGGAAATTGAATCCAAACAAAAACTAAAGTTGATATTAAATGAATACCCACATGCAGCGATTCTTTTTGATTCCTTGGGAAATGTCTTACTTGAAAATCCATTCATAGAAGAAAAACTACAAGTATCAGATGTTTATATTTACCAAGAACCTTTGGCAAAATGGTTAAAAACAGAAGTATCTGAATTTTTAAGAGAAATCAAAGAACAAAATGATCACACACAAGAATTACGAAAAGAGGAATTGGAAGTCTTTATCAGTGATGGATCTACCATACTTCTAGAAATCACCTACCAAATTTGGTTCTTAGAACAAAATAATCAATTTGCAAGTGGTGCATTAATACTCATACAAAATATAACAAAAAAAAGATTAGAATTCGAAAGAGAGATGGAATATGCAAAGGATTTGCAAAAAAAATACCTGCCATCTCGAATTCATATCTTTCCCAAATTAGATTATGAGATTCTTTACAGACCTCTTATCCAAGTCGGTGGTGATTATTATGATTATATAAACTTAGGAGACAATCGATATATTTTTGCCTTAGGAGATGTGATTGGACATGGCGTGAAAGCAGCCATGATGATGACAGTACTCAAAGTATTATTTCACCAAATTGCAAAAACAGAAACAGATCCAAAAAATATATTATTAAAGATGAATGAAGGGGTAAGCACTCATTTCCCTGATCCTTACGCATTTGTTCCTTTTTTGTTTTTACTCTTTGATTTGGATTTAAATAAAGTCTATTATGGAAATGCAGGCCACCCAGGAATGCTCCATTATTCCAATGGAAATTTCCATTGTTATGAAAAACTGAATCCTATGTTCGGGATGATACCAAAACTGAATCCCAAAATATTGGAATTTCCCATCACTACAAAGGACCGATTTTATTTATTCACTGATGGTTTAAAAGACGTGGAAAACAAAAGTCAGGAAAAATTATGGGAAACGGAATTACTCAAATTTTTTTCACAAATGACAAGTAATCACATGTCACTCGTCAAACAAGAATTAGATTTCAAAATTCGATCTTACTCAGAAGGGAAAGAATTATTAGATGATATCACTTGGATTGGTATTGATATCATCTAA
- a CDS encoding LBF_2017 N-terminal domain-containing protein: MNFCLFRYNPLRIRALLFLISFTCHFPLHAKQIQFSLVPDREDIIQYEIELWKSDELGEEIPFRVLANPGPINLFIPDGYEFFRIRAVAKRKVRGFWTELYQVALFGKKPKPVAKPVEKIQVKTDVLVPIPTKEGKPELFLTTNQITIVPTLAEKKIRIQYRINGSPWQTTTSPLLRFSKDGNYRLEYKVTNELGVSDGMQVWEFKVDTRPPVTSISFLSPSFQKNGTTFISPKNGLLLRSSDEGSGLSNIRYRTSCGDEQVSEYQIWLETSWKEILSGCEKNIRLEISAVDRLGNEEVPKQIFIQSLKKAE, encoded by the coding sequence ATGAATTTCTGTTTATTCAGGTACAATCCTTTACGAATACGTGCTCTATTATTCTTAATCAGCTTCACATGCCACTTTCCGTTACACGCAAAACAAATTCAATTCTCTCTGGTTCCAGATCGTGAAGACATCATTCAATATGAAATTGAACTTTGGAAATCCGATGAACTGGGAGAAGAAATTCCCTTTCGAGTTTTGGCAAATCCAGGTCCTATTAACTTATTCATTCCAGATGGGTATGAATTCTTTCGAATCCGAGCCGTTGCCAAACGGAAAGTGAGAGGGTTTTGGACCGAGTTGTACCAGGTGGCTTTGTTTGGTAAAAAACCAAAACCCGTTGCCAAGCCAGTCGAAAAAATTCAAGTGAAAACAGATGTTCTCGTACCCATTCCGACAAAGGAAGGAAAACCTGAGTTATTTCTCACAACCAATCAAATTACAATCGTTCCAACTTTAGCCGAAAAAAAGATTCGTATCCAGTACAGAATCAATGGTAGCCCTTGGCAAACGACTACATCTCCTCTCTTACGTTTTTCAAAAGATGGTAATTACCGTTTGGAATACAAGGTCACCAATGAACTAGGTGTTTCCGATGGGATGCAAGTGTGGGAATTTAAGGTGGATACAAGACCACCCGTGACTTCAATTTCCTTTTTAAGTCCATCATTCCAAAAAAATGGAACCACATTTATTTCTCCTAAAAACGGATTGTTACTCCGTTCTTCTGATGAAGGGTCAGGACTTTCCAACATTCGGTACAGAACCTCATGCGGTGATGAACAAGTTTCCGAATACCAGATATGGTTAGAGACCTCTTGGAAGGAGATACTCTCTGGCTGTGAAAAAAACATCCGATTAGAAATCAGTGCTGTCGACCGATTAGGGAATGAAGAAGTCCCAAAACAAATATTCATTCAGAGTCTAAAAAAGGCCGAGTAA
- a CDS encoding FecR domain-containing protein, with protein sequence MKNIQFPFSGLFINPKKCNTGYSFLDFLFLSNCSKLSFIIHPLFILTFLFPLSQTFAESKKQIIQPNPDDGITIVVEKGQTLSIISKTYLDDPRKWKELLKSNQIDNPNLIIPGMKLWIPKSLGKKPLADLQRFTGTTEVLKISQKQNDWAKAKNGEGLYAKDEVRTLKESEAQFVFLSGSRFEITENSHVIMERGKSDTEPDEIFLKQGRIRSLIPKSSAPNQKMFLLKTESAESVVKGTDFLTEVDANGNTTLSCYEGSVAVTAEKVTVLVNTGYATFVEKGKPPLKPFQVPNPPIPENK encoded by the coding sequence ATGAAAAATATCCAATTCCCCTTTTCTGGGTTATTCATAAATCCAAAAAAGTGTAACACTGGTTACTCTTTTTTGGATTTTTTATTTCTAAGTAATTGTTCAAAACTTTCGTTTATCATTCATCCCTTATTCATCCTAACTTTTCTTTTTCCACTCTCCCAAACATTTGCCGAATCTAAAAAACAAATCATACAACCGAATCCAGATGATGGGATTACAATCGTAGTAGAAAAAGGACAAACATTAAGTATCATCTCCAAAACCTATTTGGATGATCCAAGGAAATGGAAAGAACTTCTCAAATCCAACCAAATTGATAATCCAAACTTAATCATTCCCGGAATGAAGTTATGGATCCCTAAAAGTTTGGGAAAAAAACCACTTGCCGACTTACAACGGTTTACTGGTACGACAGAGGTATTAAAAATCTCACAAAAACAAAATGATTGGGCTAAAGCAAAAAATGGAGAAGGACTTTATGCAAAGGATGAAGTGAGAACTCTCAAGGAATCGGAAGCACAGTTTGTTTTTTTATCTGGATCTCGGTTTGAAATCACAGAAAATAGCCATGTCATTATGGAACGTGGAAAATCAGATACCGAACCTGATGAAATTTTTTTAAAGCAAGGAAGAATTCGTTCTCTGATTCCAAAATCCTCTGCTCCCAACCAAAAGATGTTTTTACTCAAAACGGAATCTGCTGAATCTGTTGTCAAAGGTACTGATTTTTTAACAGAAGTGGATGCAAATGGAAATACCACTCTCAGTTGTTATGAAGGAAGTGTTGCTGTAACGGCAGAAAAAGTTACAGTTCTCGTTAACACTGGGTATGCAACCTTTGTTGAAAAGGGAAAACCACCTTTAAAACCATTCCAAGTTCCCAATCCTCCTATTCCCGAAAACAAATGA
- a CDS encoding (Fe-S)-binding protein, translating to MDIGRILFHLLFTAFFVVANVVFVRAILYRLGLIFNGRPAFFNEDAKKNLNIGFRLKSFFLNVILQKKNFREPVRGIMHAFVFYGFIVYTIHTTSQMIAGVFGYVMEDPYQFALPNFLFGEAANHIYEQAVNYVSILVLTGLGFFAWRRWIKKAKGLDVHSPASAIVISMIATLMVTTLLGNGAKTVAATYYTHAGLIDGAIGKLWESVGVANSSADIVFQIMWWGHIITVFSFMLYVPTSKHAHLIFAPFNYFLATDTPKGQLSKLNLDDENAVWGSNRVEDFPWPNLLDGMSCIECGRCQVECPANRTGKVLNPKAIIVELKHQMLEKMPEVAAARAGKSPEEAAEAVAALETGVINSHEGLSEEALWGCTTCYACVEACPVGNNQVNAIIEMRRHLVLAESKMSPELQKAFTNMENNSNPWGVGAHTRADWAEGLNVKVLSEAEDKNVDVLYWVGCAGAFDERNKKISRDFVKIMQKADVNFGILGTEEGCSGDSARRGGNEYLYQTLAQTNVDTINGYGIKKIVTACPHCYNTIKNEYPQFGGNFEVIHHSEYINQLSKEGKIDVKVADDANTGKYTYHDSCYIGRYNNNYDNPRDVVKKVSGGKIEEAVDHHSKGLCCGAGGAQYWMEEHVDESNPESMRVNSKRTGQLLDTGATTIATACPFCITMITDGVKAAEKIDSVKVKDIAELVAENID from the coding sequence ATGGATATCGGAAGAATTCTCTTTCACCTATTATTCACAGCTTTTTTCGTCGTGGCAAACGTAGTGTTTGTCCGCGCTATCCTTTACAGGCTCGGATTGATCTTCAACGGTCGTCCTGCATTTTTTAATGAAGATGCAAAAAAGAACCTAAACATCGGATTCCGTTTAAAAAGTTTTTTCCTAAACGTAATCTTACAAAAAAAGAACTTCCGCGAACCAGTACGTGGGATCATGCACGCGTTTGTTTTTTATGGATTTATCGTCTATACGATCCATACAACAAGCCAAATGATCGCAGGTGTATTCGGTTATGTTATGGAAGATCCTTACCAATTTGCACTACCTAATTTCTTATTTGGGGAAGCCGCTAACCATATTTACGAACAAGCAGTTAACTATGTATCCATTTTAGTGTTAACTGGTCTTGGGTTTTTTGCTTGGAGACGTTGGATCAAAAAAGCAAAAGGACTAGATGTTCATTCTCCTGCTTCTGCTATCGTCATCAGTATGATTGCTACCCTTATGGTCACCACCTTACTTGGAAACGGTGCCAAAACAGTTGCTGCAACTTACTACACTCATGCTGGTTTGATTGACGGTGCAATTGGAAAACTTTGGGAATCAGTAGGAGTTGCCAACTCTTCAGCTGATATCGTTTTCCAAATTATGTGGTGGGGTCACATCATCACTGTTTTCTCTTTTATGTTGTATGTTCCTACTTCAAAACATGCTCACTTAATTTTTGCTCCATTTAACTATTTCCTCGCAACTGACACTCCAAAAGGACAACTTTCCAAACTCAATTTGGATGATGAAAATGCTGTTTGGGGATCCAACCGTGTGGAAGATTTCCCTTGGCCAAACCTACTCGACGGTATGTCTTGTATTGAATGTGGTCGTTGCCAAGTGGAATGCCCTGCCAACAGAACTGGCAAAGTATTAAATCCAAAAGCCATCATCGTGGAACTCAAACACCAAATGTTGGAAAAAATGCCAGAAGTGGCTGCTGCACGTGCTGGTAAATCGCCAGAAGAAGCAGCGGAAGCAGTAGCAGCACTTGAAACAGGAGTGATCAACTCACACGAAGGTCTCAGTGAAGAAGCACTTTGGGGATGTACTACTTGTTATGCGTGTGTAGAAGCATGCCCTGTTGGAAACAACCAAGTAAACGCCATCATTGAAATGCGTCGTCACTTGGTTCTTGCAGAATCAAAAATGAGTCCTGAACTTCAAAAAGCATTCACCAATATGGAAAACAATTCGAATCCATGGGGTGTTGGTGCACACACTCGTGCCGACTGGGCAGAGGGATTAAATGTAAAAGTTCTATCAGAAGCAGAAGACAAAAACGTAGACGTACTCTATTGGGTAGGTTGTGCGGGTGCTTTTGATGAAAGAAACAAAAAGATCTCTCGTGACTTTGTAAAAATCATGCAAAAAGCGGATGTAAACTTTGGTATCCTTGGAACAGAAGAAGGATGCTCAGGAGACTCTGCTCGCCGTGGTGGTAACGAATACCTCTACCAAACACTAGCACAAACCAACGTGGACACAATCAACGGATACGGTATCAAAAAAATCGTAACTGCTTGCCCACATTGTTATAACACTATCAAAAACGAGTACCCGCAATTTGGTGGAAACTTCGAAGTCATCCACCACTCGGAATACATCAATCAACTCTCCAAAGAAGGTAAAATCGATGTAAAAGTGGCTGATGATGCAAACACTGGAAAGTATACTTACCATGACTCTTGTTACATCGGACGATATAACAACAATTACGATAACCCTCGTGATGTTGTGAAAAAAGTATCCGGTGGAAAAATTGAAGAAGCAGTCGACCATCACTCCAAAGGTCTTTGTTGTGGTGCGGGTGGTGCGCAGTACTGGATGGAAGAACACGTGGATGAATCCAATCCAGAAAGTATGCGAGTCAATAGCAAACGTACAGGACAACTCCTTGATACAGGTGCTACGACCATCGCAACTGCTTGTCCATTCTGTATCACTATGATCACAGATGGTGTCAAAGCGGCAGAAAAAATTGATTCCGTAAAAGTAAAAGACATTGCGGAACTAGTCGCCGAAAATATCGACTAA
- the mqnC gene encoding cyclic dehypoxanthinyl futalosine synthase, producing MNLSSFSLNPNDPADVVLLKAVDGKRISPSEALVLYKEGDFLKIQMVARYLREKVRPHSEASYTMFRVVNYTNYCNVECSFCSFMDEIGNGKGYVLSKEDILQKMDYAVEEGADQMFLQGGVYPELPFEYYLDVIRTVKSKYPKMHIRAFSPVEVINLETITGKPLREVLQILKEAGLDSVPGAGAEILTERMRQIISPKKASVAEWVRAMETCHEVGLRGSANIVFGSEETKEEVIEHLQVVRDLQDRTGGFLSFIPWTFQPQTKRFKVRPVPTHEYLKVLGICRIFLDNIPHIETSVMVLGKGVGQLALYSGADDISSVVIEENVLRSFGLKTEKEARKFLMEGGFRPVRRNLNYEEVSSPLEVV from the coding sequence ATGAACTTGTCCTCTTTTTCCCTGAACCCCAATGACCCAGCCGATGTTGTCCTTCTCAAAGCAGTGGATGGCAAACGAATCTCTCCCAGTGAAGCTCTCGTTTTGTACAAGGAAGGAGACTTTCTAAAAATCCAGATGGTAGCCCGGTACCTTCGTGAGAAGGTTAGGCCCCATTCGGAAGCCAGTTATACCATGTTTCGGGTGGTGAATTATACCAATTATTGCAATGTTGAATGTAGTTTTTGTTCCTTTATGGATGAAATTGGAAATGGGAAGGGATATGTTCTCTCAAAAGAGGACATCTTGCAGAAGATGGATTATGCTGTGGAAGAAGGTGCCGACCAAATGTTCTTACAAGGTGGGGTGTATCCGGAACTTCCTTTTGAGTATTATTTGGATGTGATCCGAACCGTGAAGTCAAAATACCCAAAGATGCACATCCGCGCCTTTTCTCCAGTAGAAGTCATCAATTTAGAAACCATTACTGGAAAACCTCTCAGAGAAGTCCTACAAATCCTAAAGGAAGCCGGTCTTGATTCTGTCCCTGGTGCCGGTGCAGAAATCCTTACGGAGAGGATGCGCCAAATCATCTCTCCGAAAAAAGCTTCCGTTGCGGAATGGGTTCGCGCGATGGAAACCTGCCATGAAGTGGGACTGAGAGGCTCTGCCAATATTGTGTTTGGCTCGGAAGAAACAAAAGAGGAAGTCATCGAACACTTGCAAGTGGTGCGTGATTTACAAGACAGAACTGGTGGATTTTTGTCCTTTATCCCTTGGACATTCCAACCACAAACCAAACGGTTTAAGGTAAGGCCTGTTCCGACACATGAATACCTAAAGGTTCTTGGAATTTGCCGTATCTTTTTAGATAACATTCCACATATTGAAACCTCGGTCATGGTGCTTGGCAAAGGGGTAGGCCAACTGGCATTGTATTCGGGTGCGGATGATATTTCCTCTGTTGTGATAGAAGAAAATGTCCTTAGGTCGTTTGGATTAAAAACGGAAAAAGAGGCACGAAAATTTTTGATGGAAGGGGGGTTTCGCCCGGTCCGAAGGAACCTCAATTACGAAGAAGTGAGTTCCCCACTAGAAGTAGTCTAA